From the Bradyrhizobium ontarionense genome, the window GCGATCCGGCCTGCGGTTCAGGATCGCTTCTGATCGAGACGGCCTATGAAGTCGGCAGCAAGGACTTCGCCCTGTTCGGGCAAGAGGTCAATGGCGGTACGCATGCACTCGCCAAGCTCAACATGTTCCTCCATGATATCGACGGCGCGCGAATCGAGTGGGGCGACACTCTTAACAATCCGCAGCTGATTGAGGACGACAAGCTCGCAGTCTTCGATATCGTCGTCGCGAATCCGCCTTTCTCGCTGAAGAAGTGGGGTGGCAACGAAAAGACGGAGGATGGCAAGCCTAAGCCCGATCGGTTCAATCGATGGCATCGCGGGCTTCCGCCACCCTCTACGGGCGATTGGGCCTTCATCACGCATATGGTGGAGACGGCCAAGCCGAAGCTCGGCCGCGTCGCGGTCGTGGTGCCGCACGGCGTGCTGTTCCGAGGTGGAGCCGAGGGCAAGATCCGCGAGGCTATGATCCGCGAGAATCTTCTCGATGCCGTTATTGGGCTGCCGTCGAACCTGTTCCAATCGACGTCGATCCCGGTGGCCGTGCTCGTCTTCGACCGGCGGCGAGAAAAGAGCGGAGCGCGTGCCGAGACAACGGATGTACTGTTCATCGACGCCAGCCGTGACTTCAAACAGGCCAAGACACAGAACATTCTGGAATCGGCGCATACCGCCAAGATCATTGAAACGTATAACACGCGCAAGGATGTCGAGAGGTATGCGCGTGACGTTCCGGCGAGGGAGATCGCAGAGAACGGATTTAACCTCAACATTCCCCGCTACGTCGATACATTCGAGGCTGAAACGGAAGTCGACGTAAGGGCCGTTCAGGTTGAGATTGAGCAACTCGAAGCAGAGCTATTAAAAGTTAGAGAGCGCATGGTCGGCTATCTAAAGGAGCTCGGCGTGGATGCATAAGGAATGGGTCGAAGCCAAACTGGCAGATATTTGCGCACCACATGGCCTTCAGACGGGGCCGTTCGGCAGTCAATTGAAGGCAGAGGAATACGTCGATGATGTTGACGGCGTCCCGGTTGCGATGCCGAAGGATCTCATTGATGGTCGTATCAATTCGGCAACAATTGCGCGGGTCAGTCGCAAAAAAGCTCGAGAGATGGCGCGTCATGAGCTTCGCAAGGGCGATTTAGTTTTTGCGCGAAGGGGCGAGTTGGGGCGTATTGCCATCGTCACACAAGCTGAGGACGGCTGGATTTGTGGTACCGGTTGCTTGCGTGCAAGGCTGTTGTCCGCGGTCGATCCTGAGTTTGTCGCTCTTTTTTTCACGACAGCTAGTTCGGTCCAGTGGTTGAACGATAATGCTGTTGGCCAGACGATGTTGAACCTCAACACTGAGATCCTCGCCGCGCTACCAATAAAATTTCCGCCGATTGGAGAACAGCGAGGCGTTGCGAGAATTCTGCGTACCTGGGACTGCGCTATCGAAACCGCCGAGCGGCTGATAAATGCGAAGGCCGCGGTGTTCGAGCACTGGTCGCACGCGCTCCTGACTGGTCGGCGGCAGCTTGGGCGAAAACGTATCAACTGGCAGTCTGTCCCCTTGACGGACGCTACGCTCGAAGTTTCGGCTCGTAATGAGGATCGCCAACTCGCGGCAAATTCCGTTATGGCTGTCAACAAGGTGCATGGCATGATTCCGATGAAGGATCATGTCCGCGCCGCGGACCTTTCGCGGTACAAAGTCGTTCACCCAAAGGCGTTTGCTTACAATCCGATGCGCCTCAACATAGGTTCGATCGCTCAAAATAATCATGGGCGCGACGTGCTCGTGAGTCCAGACTATGTTGCTTTCGAGGCGCGCGCGGATCTGTTGATGCCGGCGTATTTCGACCACGTCAGGCGCGCGCCCATGTGGAGCCGCTTCGTAAAGACAGCTGGAAGTGGGGGAGTCCGTATTCGTATCTACTACGAGGATCTATCCGGCTTCATATTGGAGTTGCCCTCTCTCGAAGAGCAAGCCCGTATAGTTGAAGTTCTTGATACAGCACGCCGAGAGATGGCGATCCTTGAACGACAGCGCGATGCCCTCGTTCTACAGAAGCGCGGGCTTATGCAGAAGCTGCTGACGGGCGAGTGGTCGGTGAGCATTTCGGGGTCGTGCGAGGCCGCCGAATGAGTGGCTTTCGCGATGGCGAGATTCACAACTCCCAGCTGTCGGCTCTTCATTTGCTTCAGACCCTGCAGCCGACCTGGACGGTGTTGACCAAAGCGGAAGTCAACCTTGAGCGACGGGGGCGGCTCGGG encodes:
- a CDS encoding type I restriction-modification system subunit M, which gives rise to MTDQNVQAGKTSMDDIKRVAWAACNTFRGLIDPAEYKDYILIMLFLKFISDVWKQHLEDNLRDLKGDEVRVQRRMQRERFVMPEGSTFDELHAARDSDNIGERVDIALEAIESTNKAKLGGVFRNVSFNSATKLGETKDRNRRIKNLLDDFAKLDLRPGHVVEDEAIGEAYIYLIERFASEAGKKAGEFYTPLQVSRVLAKLVAPKSGERICDPACGSGSLLIETAYEVGSKDFALFGQEVNGGTHALAKLNMFLHDIDGARIEWGDTLNNPQLIEDDKLAVFDIVVANPPFSLKKWGGNEKTEDGKPKPDRFNRWHRGLPPPSTGDWAFITHMVETAKPKLGRVAVVVPHGVLFRGGAEGKIREAMIRENLLDAVIGLPSNLFQSTSIPVAVLVFDRRREKSGARAETTDVLFIDASRDFKQAKTQNILESAHTAKIIETYNTRKDVERYARDVPAREIAENGFNLNIPRYVDTFEAETEVDVRAVQVEIEQLEAELLKVRERMVGYLKELGVDA
- a CDS encoding restriction endonuclease subunit S codes for the protein MHKEWVEAKLADICAPHGLQTGPFGSQLKAEEYVDDVDGVPVAMPKDLIDGRINSATIARVSRKKAREMARHELRKGDLVFARRGELGRIAIVTQAEDGWICGTGCLRARLLSAVDPEFVALFFTTASSVQWLNDNAVGQTMLNLNTEILAALPIKFPPIGEQRGVARILRTWDCAIETAERLINAKAAVFEHWSHALLTGRRQLGRKRINWQSVPLTDATLEVSARNEDRQLAANSVMAVNKVHGMIPMKDHVRAADLSRYKVVHPKAFAYNPMRLNIGSIAQNNHGRDVLVSPDYVAFEARADLLMPAYFDHVRRAPMWSRFVKTAGSGGVRIRIYYEDLSGFILELPSLEEQARIVEVLDTARREMAILERQRDALVLQKRGLMQKLLTGEWSVSISGSCEAAE